The following proteins are encoded in a genomic region of Brachypodium distachyon strain Bd21 chromosome 1, Brachypodium_distachyon_v3.0, whole genome shotgun sequence:
- the LOC100835887 gene encoding L-type lectin-domain containing receptor kinase IV.1, whose translation MPPPSTSNAQHSPHAMLLLLRRRRPIDDLSTTAAAISLLLLLLVAVQAAAVVEEFVYPGFLGAGENVTTTGGAVVTASGLLQLTNFTKEEFGHGFHGTPIRFRDAATGLLVSFSTTFVFAIFPRYPDALGHGLALAFAPSPAIPGAVTGKYLGLYNTSNSLGAVDSGIVAVELDTARDPEFGDVDDNHVGIDLDALRSVNASPAAYWRSDGDGGRFVNFSLDNGAARQVWIEYDAATALLEVTVAPAGEPRPAVALVSYSLDVSSSLVAHDGGTYVGFSAANGAASSTHYVLGWSFRIGGGPAPELDLSALPKLPKQPRPSKAPPPLTVALLVVLAVVVALVLAVAATVLVRRRRRRFADAEEEEWESEYGPHRISYRDLHAATDGFRHVIGAGGFGQVYRGVLPAGSGSTEIAVKKVYPQGHGSSQQGLREFISEIASMSRLRHRNLVRLLGYCRRRGGDGELLLVYDYMPNGSLDRHLFVPSSGNSKRHPLSWEQRAKIIHGVAAGLLYLHEGWEQVVVHRDVKSSNVLLDGAMNAKLSDFGLARLYDRGGGSGEQRTTSIVGTPGYIAPEMSKTGRATAATDVFAFGAFLLEVACGRPPNAPGAGAGDNDDDDNYPPGLVDLVAGRWKAGEIKAARDPRMAVAGEQEEGEVETVLKLGVLCSHPDPRRRPGMRRVVQVLEGAAPAPETMPEDLGAGLFGYGGEAFDEFVDTGFTASSEGTTATITRPSSSRSPEEKQQLITAD comes from the coding sequence atgccgccgccgtccacttCCAACGCCCAACACTCCCCTCACGccatgcttcttcttctccggcgccggcggccgatCGACGACCTatccaccaccgccgccgcgatctccctcctcctccttctcctcgtcGCCGTTCAGGCTGCGGCCGTCGTCGAGGAATTCGTGTATCCGGGCTTcctcggtgccggggagaacGTGACGACtaccggcggcgccgtggtgACCGCGTCTggcctgctgcagctgacCAACTTCACCAAGGAGGAGTTCGGGCATGGCTTCCACGGCACCCCGATCCGCTTCAGGGACGCCGCCACGGGCCTCCTGGTCTCCTTCTCCACCACCTTCGTCTTCGCCATCTTCCCGCGGTACCCCGACGCGCTCGGCCACGGCCTCGCCTTGGCCTTCGCCCCTTCCCCGGCCATCCCCGGCGCCGTCACGGGGAAATACCTCGGGCTGTACAACACGTCGAACAGTTTGGGGGCGGTCGACAGCGGGATCGTCGCCGTCGAGCTCGACACCGCCAGGGACCCCGAGTTCGGCGACGTTGATGATAACCATGTCGGGATCGACCTCGACGCTCTCCGCTCCGTCAacgcctcccccgccgcgtACTGGCGGAGCGATGGCGATGGCGGGAGGTTTGTTAATTTCAGCCTGGATAACGGCGCGGCGAGGCAGGTATGGATCGAGTacgacgccgccaccgcgtTGCTCGAGGTGAccgtggcgccggcgggggagcCCCGGCCGGCTGTCGCGCTCGTGTCGTACAGCCTCGACGTCTCGTCTTCCTTGGTGGCCCACGACGGCGGTACGTACGTCGGGTTCTCCGCCGCGAACGGCGCCGCCTCGAGCACGCACTACGTGCTGGGATGGAGCTTCCGCATCGGCGGCGGGCCCGCGCCGGAGCTCGATCTGTCCGCGCTGCCGAAGCTCCCGAAGCAGCCGAGGCCGTCcaaggccccgccgccgctcaccgTGGCTCTGCTCGTCGTGCTCGCCGTGGTGGTGGCCCTTGTCCTGGCCGTCGCGGCGACGGTCttggtgcggcggcggaggaggcggttCGCCGacgcggaggaagaagagtggGAGAGCGAGTACGGGCCGCACAGGATCAGCTACAGGGATCTCCACGCCGCCACGGACGGCTTCCGCCAcgtcatcggcgccggcggcttcGGCCAAGTGTACCGCGGCGTGCTCCCGGCGGGCTCAGGCTCGACAGAGATCGCGGTGAAGAAAGTGTACCCTCAAGGCCACGGTTCGTCgcagcaggggctccgggagtTCATATCGGAGATCGCGAGCATGAGCCGGCTCCGGCACCGGAACCTGGTCCGGCTCCTCGGCTactgccgccggcgcggcggcgatggcgagctGCTCCTTGTCTACGACTACATGCCCAACGGCAGCCTGGACCGGCACCTCTTCGTCCCCAGCTCCGGCAACTCCAAGCGCCACCCGCTGAGCTGGGAGCAGCGAGCGAAGATCATCCATGGCGTCGCTGCGGGATTGCTGTACCTCCACGAAGGGTgggagcaggtggtggtgcaCCGGGACGTGAAGTCCAGCAACGTGCTGCTCGATGGCGCCATGAACGCCAAGCTCAGCGACTTCGGGCTCGCGCGGCTTTacgaccgcggcggcggcagcggcgagcagCGGACGACGAGCATAGTGGGCACGCCGGGCTACATCGCGCCGGAGATGAGCAAGACGGGGAGAGCCACCGCGGCCACCGACGTCTTCGCCTTCGGGGCCTTCCTGCTCGAGGTGGCCTGCGGCCGCCCGCCCAACGCACcgggagccggagccggagacaacgacgacgacgacaactaCCCGCCGGGGCTGGTGGACCTGGTGGCGGGGAGGTGGAAGGCCGGGGAGATCAAGGCGGCGAGGGACCCGAGGATGGCGGTGGCCGGGGAGCAAGAGGAGGGTGAGGTGGAGACGGTGCTCAAGCTCGGGGTGCTCTGCTCGCACCCGgacccgcggcggcggccgggcatGAGGCGGGTGGTGCAAGTGCTCGAAggggccgcgccggcgccggagacgatgCCCGAGGACCTCGGCGCGGGCTTGTTCGGGTACGGCGGCGAGGCGTTCGACGAGTTCGTCGACACCGGGTTCACGGCGTCGTCCGAGGGCACCACCGCCACGATCACGCGGCCGTCCTCGTCGCGTTCCCCCGAGGAGAAACAGCAGCTCATTACTGCTGATTAA